GCCGGCCATGGTGGCCCAGACAACTGCGGGTACTCATGAAAAAATAACGATTATCCGCAAAGGCAAGGAACAGGTAATATCGGTTACCATCGGCAAACTGGAAGAAGAGAAAATCAATTATGGAGATGCCGGGGAAGAACCTCAACAGACCGCCGGTCTCACCGTCCAGGAACTGACTCCGGAATTGGCAGAATCTCTGGGGATTGAGGAAAAGAAAGGACTGCTGGTCACAGACGTCGAAGCGGGCTCCCCTGCTGCAGAAGCCGGCATGCGAAGAGGCGACCTGATCCTTGAAGTCAATCAGATGCCGGTTGGCGACTTGAACGCCTATAATGCAATATTGAAAAATACCAAGAAGTCAGAAAACATTCTGTTCCTGATCAACCGGAACAACCACACCAGGTTTATTGTTGTGAAAAACGAATAGTTCACAGAGGATACGGATTGTGAACAGGTCGGCCTTATGATTGCCGGTCGGCCTTCCCGACTTCCTGGACAAACATACGAATTCTTTCAAGCAGCTTCCTGCCGGGCTCAATTTCTACTCCGGAATTAACATCCACTGCAAAAGGGGAGGTCTGTCTGATTGCTTCGCTGACGTTTTCAGGGGCAAGTCCCCCGGCGAGGATTATCGGCCCGGGAGCTTCTATCCCTTCAAGGATAGACCAGTCAAAAGTCTCCCCCGTCCCTCCAGCGATTTTTTCATGAAAGGTGTCAAAAAGAAAGCCGGAAACAATCCCGGCATATGGGGATAAATCCGGTGCCTGCCTGCCTGCCCCGACGCTGAATGTTTTTATAATTCTGGTGGTTATTTTCTGACAGTATTCCGGGGGTTCGTCCCCGTGCAGCTGAACCATGGTAAGCCCGCAATACTGGGCGATCTCTCCCACAACGTCAGGATCTTCATTGACAAAAACCCCCACCGCATCTACAAAGGGCGGCAGAATCCTAATAATGTTTCTGGCCAGATCCGGGTCAATATAACGGGGGCTTTGTTTGACAAAAATAAATCCCAGTGCATCCACGCCTGCTTCTGCCGCACC
The Pseudomonadota bacterium DNA segment above includes these coding regions:
- a CDS encoding phosphoribosylanthranilate isomerase: MTARTRIKVCGMTDMAEARGAAEAGVDALGFIFVKQSPRYIDPDLARNIIRILPPFVDAVGVFVNEDPDVVGEIAQYCGLTMVQLHGDEPPEYCQKITTRIIKTFSVGAGRQAPDLSPYAGIVSGFLFDTFHEKIAGGTGETFDWSILEGIEAPGPIILAGGLAPENVSEAIRQTSPFAVDVNSGVEIEPGRKLLERIRMFVQEVGKADRQS